Genomic window (Chitinophagales bacterium):
TTCCACCGAGGCCTGCTGTCACATTTAATTTTCCCTTTAAGGAACCTTTATAGTGTTGTTCCGCAAGTGATAAATAAGTCTCGTAGGTGCCTTGCACAATGCCCTGGGATCCAATGTAAATCCAGGAACCTGCCGTCATCTGTCCGTACATGATCAATCCCTTTGCATCAAGTTCCCGGAAAACTTCCCACGTTGCCCATTTCGGCACCAGCATAGAATTCGAAATGATTACTCGCGGTGCATCTTTGTGCGTGGGAAGAATGCCTACGGGCTTTCCCGATTGAACCAGAAGCGTTTCATCCTCATTTAAATCCCGAAGGGCTTTCAGGATAAGGTCATAGCTCTCCCAATTCCGGGCTGCTTTTCCCAGGCCGCCGTAGACAATTAAATCCTCAGGCCTTTCAGCCACGTCGGGATCGAGGTTGTTTTGAATCATCCGGTACGCAGCTTCCTGAACCCATCCTTTGCAGGTAAGCTGGGAGCCGCGCGGGGCATGAATGGTTTTCTTTTGCTGTTCGGTAATGGTAGCGTTAATTAACATGCGGAAAATTTAATGCAAAAATAGAGGGAAAATAAATTACTGCTCCTCAGAATCTATCTGGAAAAATATAATTCAAACCGGAGATTCTTGCCCTGGAAATTAATAAGCAACGTAGCAGTTTTGGATGATTTTATCTTCAAACCTCATAAGTCTTTGGCAGGGTTTCCACGAGCTTGCTGAAGAGCTCAGCCGTGGCGCGTGCATCGCTTAAGGCAGTATGCCGGTTGTCAACTGTAATATTGAAATGGTTAAATGCTTCATCTGAAGAAATAATTTTATCGGGTAAGATACCAGCGATATAAAGGAAATGCAATACCGAAGAAGTGTCGATTACGCGGTGGGAAATATAAGACCGGAATAACCTGCCATGCTGGTTAAAAAAATATTTTAAAAAGCGAAGATCAAAATTGATGTTGTGGCCCGCAAGGGTTACAGGTTTTTTATCCGGAAAATGGCGATCGATAAAAGCAATAAGATTTTCAAAGGCCTCTTTAGAAGGCAGCGCCTTATGGTTATGTTGTTCTATCTGGATATGGTTGACATCAAGCGCACTTTGGCTTACTGATTTTTTCCCGGTTTGAATTATGAACTCGCCCTCATCGATAATAATACCATCTTCCCAAACAACTAATCCTACGGATAGCAGCGCGTGCAGCTGAGGGTTCAGTCCGCCTGTTTCAGTATCGATGAATAAGAGTTTGTTGGTCATGCGGCAGACCCTCCGGAAGATTGCGTTTGTTGCTTTACCAGACCATTTTTTTCTTTCATCATAAAATAATAAAAAGACATTAGGGCCTCATTTCCACACAGTCTGAAATAGCGTTTAAATTTATCATGAAAAGTATAGGTTAGAATTACGCTCGCCCACAATAAGATCTTCCATAACTCTATTTGTTCAGAAACAATATGTTTTTTTATGATAAGAAGAAACACGATGTAAAAGGCAAACAGAAACGCCAGGGAACGGTACAGGTTATACTTCGCTAAAAAACTGTAGGTGCGCGTTTTAATATTTTCCTGATCTATTATAATATTTGCAAGCTTGTATACAGAATACCATTCCGCATCCGGATGTGCATCATTATTTTGTGTCATGTCAGAAAATTTAAGATCTCCCACGTTTTTATTAAAAACTTCATCGAAAGATTTTAAAGAGG
Coding sequences:
- a CDS encoding 3'-5' exonuclease translates to MTNKLLFIDTETGGLNPQLHALLSVGLVVWEDGIIIDEGEFIIQTGKKSVSQSALDVNHIQIEQHNHKALPSKEAFENLIAFIDRHFPDKKPVTLAGHNINFDLRFLKYFFNQHGRLFRSYISHRVIDTSSVLHFLYIAGILPDKIISSDEAFNHFNITVDNRHTALSDARATAELFSKLVETLPKTYEV